The following coding sequences are from one Streptococcus sp. NPS 308 window:
- a CDS encoding PhrA family quorum-sensing system peptide codes for MRKKRGIKKLVTFALLGVFMFSNTIPYQQFIQKNKQLEIRVQSQKKSNGLDVGKAD; via the coding sequence GTGAGAAAAAAACGTGGAATTAAAAAATTAGTTACATTTGCATTACTAGGTGTTTTTATGTTTAGTAATACAATTCCTTACCAACAGTTTATTCAGAAGAATAAACAATTGGAGATTCGAGTGCAATCACAAAAGAAGTCCAATGGTCTTGATGTTGGGAAGGCTGATTAG
- a CDS encoding FtsX-like permease family protein yields the protein MTYKNMLLGKMKYLILFLIAIQSILLALVAIFLAGLQYQQSWQSYNHHSGTVTVYLQKLTEEQSQDVFNYFLEQSDLSIWTKRSESSDTGEGPNRIYIDILGSSAGFSDFESTGKIVVSQQQFANLLSHSDNSMTIGLDKGSNNMLYELPDLLFSTPVVIERLDYTFQNTNTINGIYHINGLHDAVSRDNFLLHLSKVSGISVEDLTKESFGSSTDQGIWGIILAISILVNAFILLILFLICVLQSFKHFGTLILLGWDRKELWSAFFKNSLLFSIYTIPIISLCSWLLSGWSSFGLSSFTLVFAGVSLSVLLLLFIFIIPTIIVYSVSPLAAIHKRLPMKPLMVTCLLFYTLVAGLLIAVSYSLDAPMNQFIDNMKVSREWKNVEDMYVISSFVEGDDVGTYAGTTNSLERSMYNFYQRISKLPGVYIAQGQFLNQESLDAVYGTYQHVPKKPFWYLKFSYNYLQDLGIPLSDEELLEMRNGTRLYLLPNTLNTEELEVMKAYLQESVTVKPGDLQTNFTENQKFMFKVYQPSRPIFTWSDSISYGTTSENPVIFVSTPENLYFMESANLVVSGYNGLLKIRDRETMEQVVSVLETEFPDLTDNRLSFTTVKNFINGLQKDLSYTFYLFGTIIAIIIITMMAIFWSFVLMYRLLFEEKLYVQYFMGFSPWKRYIGVLSLIISFSVVELIVSILVGSKLGIVMTLATFAFQIMLLYFSLFRKEGESIIQLFKE from the coding sequence ATGACATACAAAAACATGTTATTAGGTAAAATGAAATACTTAATCCTGTTTTTGATTGCCATCCAGAGTATCTTACTTGCTCTGGTGGCAATTTTTTTAGCAGGTTTACAGTATCAACAGTCATGGCAGAGTTATAATCATCATTCCGGGACCGTAACAGTTTATCTTCAGAAGTTAACAGAAGAGCAATCACAAGATGTATTTAATTATTTTTTAGAACAGAGTGACTTGTCCATATGGACAAAACGTTCTGAAAGTAGTGATACAGGAGAAGGTCCAAATAGGATTTATATAGACATCCTTGGTAGCTCTGCTGGTTTTTCAGATTTTGAAAGTACGGGTAAAATAGTTGTCTCACAACAACAATTTGCAAATTTATTATCTCATAGTGATAATAGTATGACTATTGGACTTGACAAAGGCTCAAATAATATGCTTTACGAGCTTCCAGATTTATTATTTAGCACACCTGTAGTCATTGAACGATTAGATTATACTTTCCAAAACACTAATACGATTAATGGGATATACCATATTAATGGTCTCCACGATGCTGTCTCAAGAGATAACTTTTTGCTACATCTTTCAAAGGTGTCAGGTATTTCTGTTGAGGATTTGACAAAAGAAAGTTTTGGAAGTAGTACTGATCAGGGAATTTGGGGAATAATACTTGCTATCAGCATCTTAGTAAATGCCTTCATTTTACTGATCCTATTCTTAATCTGTGTTCTTCAATCCTTTAAACATTTCGGAACATTGATTCTTTTAGGATGGGATAGAAAAGAATTATGGTCTGCTTTTTTCAAAAATTCTCTACTATTTTCAATCTACACTATTCCAATTATCTCTTTATGTAGTTGGTTGTTGTCAGGCTGGTCTAGTTTTGGTTTATCATCGTTTACTCTAGTTTTTGCTGGAGTCAGCCTCTCAGTCTTGTTGCTACTATTTATATTCATTATTCCAACGATTATTGTTTATTCGGTTTCTCCATTAGCCGCAATTCATAAACGATTACCAATGAAGCCTTTAATGGTAACCTGCTTGTTATTCTATACCTTGGTAGCTGGTTTGTTAATCGCAGTCAGTTACTCTTTAGATGCTCCAATGAATCAGTTTATTGATAATATGAAAGTATCTAGGGAGTGGAAGAATGTTGAAGATATGTACGTTATATCCAGCTTTGTTGAGGGAGATGATGTAGGTACATATGCAGGAACTACAAATTCCCTTGAGCGTAGTATGTATAACTTTTACCAGCGTATATCTAAGCTTCCAGGTGTCTATATTGCCCAAGGACAATTTCTTAATCAGGAGTCCCTTGATGCAGTCTATGGGACATACCAGCATGTCCCTAAAAAACCATTTTGGTATTTGAAATTCTCCTATAATTACCTGCAAGACCTAGGTATTCCCCTAAGTGATGAAGAGTTGCTAGAGATGAGGAATGGTACTCGACTTTATCTTCTACCTAACACGCTCAATACAGAAGAACTTGAGGTGATGAAGGCGTATTTACAGGAAAGTGTCACTGTAAAACCGGGAGATTTACAAACTAATTTCACAGAAAATCAGAAATTTATGTTCAAGGTTTATCAACCGTCTCGACCAATATTTACTTGGTCAGATTCTATTTCTTATGGTACAACTAGTGAGAATCCAGTTATTTTTGTCTCAACACCAGAGAATTTATATTTCATGGAGTCGGCAAACTTAGTTGTCAGTGGCTATAATGGTCTTTTGAAGATTCGTGATAGGGAAACGATGGAACAGGTAGTGTCCGTTTTAGAAACAGAATTTCCAGATTTAACGGATAATCGGTTGAGTTTTACAACTGTCAAGAACTTTATCAATGGTCTTCAAAAAGATCTGAGTTATACATTTTATCTTTTTGGCACGATCATAGCGATTATCATAATTACGATGATGGCTATTTTCTGGAGTTTTGTCTTAATGTACCGCTTGTTATTTGAGGAAAAATTGTATGTTCAATACTTTATGGGATTCTCACCATGGAAAAGATATATTGGTGTGCTTTCTCTCATTATTAGTTTTTCTGTGGTGGAATTAATCGTTTCTATCTTAGTGGGTTCTAAGTTGGGAATAGTCATGACACTAGCTACATTTGCTTTTCAGATAATGCTTCTTTACTTCAGCTTGTTCCGTAAAGAAGGAGAGAGTATCATACAATTATTTAAGGAGTAA
- a CDS encoding ATP-binding cassette domain-containing protein, which yields MSRISVQNVSKQFGSREIFKDLSFDIEENEFVALVGPSGSGKSTILNMIGLLDTVDSGKILINGKVLPKVNSQSAVHYRRNVINYLFQSNALISTSSVKDNLMLAMTFSNFSRQEKEQRIKETLEFVGLQNRLNSKINELSGGEQQRIAIVRAILKPGDIVLADEPTGSLDPEMSQKAFDLIRTLRDQFGKTILVVTHNMEQARQCDRIISLESVLVN from the coding sequence ATGTCTAGAATTTCAGTACAAAATGTATCAAAACAATTTGGTTCAAGAGAAATTTTCAAAGACTTAAGCTTTGATATTGAGGAAAATGAATTTGTAGCTTTAGTAGGACCTTCTGGTTCTGGAAAATCGACTATCCTCAATATGATTGGACTATTGGATACTGTTGACAGTGGTAAAATCCTAATTAACGGAAAAGTTTTGCCTAAGGTAAATTCGCAATCAGCAGTTCATTACCGAAGGAATGTCATCAACTATCTTTTTCAATCCAATGCACTCATTTCTACATCTAGTGTGAAAGATAACCTGATGCTTGCCATGACTTTTTCGAATTTCTCTAGACAGGAGAAGGAGCAGAGAATCAAGGAAACGCTAGAATTTGTTGGTCTACAAAATCGGTTAAATAGTAAAATCAATGAATTATCGGGAGGTGAACAGCAGAGAATTGCGATTGTGAGAGCTATTTTAAAGCCCGGAGATATTGTCCTAGCAGATGAACCAACCGGATCGTTAGATCCTGAAATGTCTCAAAAAGCATTCGATTTGATTCGAACTTTGAGAGATCAATTTGGTAAAACAATTTTGGTTGTTACGCATAACATGGAGCAAGCACGGCAATGTGATAGGATCATTTCACTGGAGTCGGTTCTTGTAAATTAA
- a CDS encoding competence protein ComA, protein MKKFTYDIIKQPSFSNRLELKTHVLVENHIDDVICLHIIASNKLLDMVILNPFQKKTIFIPCYFEEDIVKVKDDYEVEWDLLGFQKFRAFLV, encoded by the coding sequence ATGAAAAAATTTACATATGATATTATAAAACAGCCAAGTTTTTCTAATCGTTTGGAGTTAAAAACACATGTACTGGTTGAAAATCATATTGATGATGTCATTTGTCTGCATATCATTGCTAGTAATAAATTATTAGATATGGTTATTTTGAACCCATTTCAAAAGAAAACTATCTTTATTCCATGTTATTTTGAGGAAGATATTGTGAAAGTCAAAGATGATTATGAAGTTGAGTGGGATTTGTTAGGATTTCAAAAATTTAGAGCATTTTTGGTTTAG
- a CDS encoding sigma-70 family RNA polymerase sigma factor — MVYFIYVNGLKVPVSREVYREYWKLTNRENYLNRLEVQHHVRPFSDYTDCQLTGVKADEKMDIQKIIETKEILQLLCEALLTLNDDEFKLVKDLFFEDKTLNEISQSSKVSITTVARRRDKILSYLKKMLQ; from the coding sequence ATGGTGTATTTTATCTATGTGAATGGGTTAAAAGTCCCTGTTTCCAGAGAGGTTTACCGTGAGTATTGGAAGTTGACAAATAGGGAAAATTATCTTAATCGATTAGAAGTTCAACATCATGTTAGACCGTTTTCGGATTATACTGATTGTCAACTAACTGGTGTTAAGGCTGATGAGAAAATGGATATTCAAAAGATTATTGAGACTAAGGAAATCTTGCAACTATTGTGTGAAGCTCTGCTTACGCTTAATGATGATGAATTTAAACTTGTCAAGGATTTGTTTTTTGAGGACAAAACATTGAATGAAATTTCTCAGTCCTCGAAAGTCTCAATCACAACTGTCGCAAGACGAAGAGATAAAATTTTAAGTTATCTCAAAAAAATGTTGCAATGA
- a CDS encoding helix-turn-helix domain-containing protein: MYRRLRDLREDHDLTQKQIAKILSFTNSAYAKIERGEHALTADVLVTLSNFYDVSTDYLLGLTDFPDKIRFRK, encoded by the coding sequence ATGTACAGACGTTTGAGAGATTTGAGGGAAGATCACGATTTGACCCAAAAACAAATAGCTAAAATACTTTCATTTACAAACTCAGCTTATGCTAAAATTGAACGGGGTGAGCATGCCTTGACTGCAGATGTATTGGTAACTCTCTCAAACTTTTACGATGTCAGTACAGACTATCTATTGGGATTGACAGATTTTCCTGATAAAATTCGCTTTAGAAAATAA
- a CDS encoding DUF3173 family protein produces the protein METVNYKDLVAIGFPEHTSRNIIRQAKKIAVKKFEEARKNDKNAVQLGCSPFDNKRLGIAPKNIVENLIGISFSDIEGEKDGYIKDKEI, from the coding sequence ATGGAAACAGTAAACTATAAAGATTTAGTTGCGATTGGTTTTCCAGAGCACACATCGAGGAATATTATTAGACAAGCAAAAAAAATTGCTGTAAAAAAGTTTGAAGAAGCTAGAAAAAATGATAAGAATGCGGTACAATTAGGATGTTCACCTTTCGATAATAAAAGGTTAGGCATTGCTCCTAAAAATATTGTAGAAAATTTAATTGGTATTTCTTTTTCAGATATAGAAGGTGAGAAAGATGGTTATATCAAAGACAAAGAAATATAA
- a CDS encoding tyrosine-type recombinase/integrase — MVISKTKKYKGVYKDSKGKIYFQIELGVDPITGKRIQKKGRKNQQGLPFNSFKEAYEEILRLKHEFVNSTINNSFLTFREFMEEIYLKYYQQKVQFVTYQTALPHHQLFIKQFGSKKLSDISTIDCERFRLAIIDKYSSNYAKNMWSRFKACLGYAERLGYIDRVPFKGLDNPRGKHPDTKFWTFDEFKKVINSFDISEYEGLHNYMTIWLYFMTGLRVSEGIALKWEDIDFERKWIHVHSTIEKDKNGVWYAKQQTKTVAGNRKIDLDDFTITILKRWREVQIKNDDKDYVISRFGEPLCKSTISRIIKRHARVTGVPEITGKGLRHSHASYLINVLHKDTLYVSYRLGHADKSTTLNTYSHWYYSGDSTISEEITNSLDNLGLSIYLPNSCQS; from the coding sequence ATGGTTATATCAAAGACAAAGAAATATAAAGGTGTATACAAAGATTCAAAAGGAAAAATTTACTTTCAAATTGAATTAGGAGTTGATCCAATAACTGGGAAAAGAATCCAAAAGAAAGGAAGGAAAAATCAACAGGGACTACCGTTTAATTCTTTTAAGGAAGCATATGAAGAGATACTTCGTTTAAAACATGAATTTGTGAACTCTACTATTAATAATAGTTTTCTAACTTTTAGAGAGTTTATGGAAGAGATATATTTAAAATATTATCAACAAAAAGTTCAATTTGTAACTTATCAGACTGCTTTACCACATCATCAGTTATTTATTAAGCAATTTGGTAGTAAAAAATTATCAGATATTAGTACTATTGACTGTGAAAGATTTCGCTTAGCTATTATAGACAAGTATTCTAGTAACTATGCTAAAAATATGTGGTCTAGATTTAAAGCATGTCTGGGCTATGCAGAAAGATTGGGTTATATTGATAGAGTTCCTTTTAAAGGATTAGATAATCCTAGAGGAAAGCACCCTGATACAAAATTTTGGACATTTGATGAATTTAAGAAGGTAATAAACTCTTTTGATATTAGTGAGTATGAGGGACTCCATAATTACATGACGATCTGGTTATATTTTATGACTGGTTTAAGAGTTAGTGAGGGTATTGCTCTTAAATGGGAAGATATTGATTTTGAACGTAAATGGATCCATGTTCATTCGACGATTGAGAAAGATAAAAACGGTGTATGGTATGCTAAACAACAAACAAAGACAGTAGCAGGGAATCGTAAAATTGATTTAGATGATTTTACAATTACAATACTTAAAAGATGGCGAGAAGTTCAAATCAAGAATGATGATAAAGATTATGTAATATCACGTTTTGGTGAGCCCTTGTGTAAGTCTACAATCTCTAGGATAATAAAAAGGCATGCTAGGGTTACTGGTGTACCAGAAATTACAGGGAAAGGATTAAGACATAGTCATGCATCCTATCTTATAAATGTATTGCATAAGGATACCTTATATGTTTCATATCGATTAGGACATGCTGATAAATCAACAACGTTGAATACATATAGTCACTGGTATTATTCAGGTGATTCAACAATTTCAGAAGAGATTACAAACAGTTTAGATAATCTTGGATTATCAATTTACCTACCAAATTCCTGCCAAAGTTGA
- a CDS encoding DUF2268 domain-containing protein, producing the protein MQINMIRSDKVYQEMLELPLEKREGCFRAKILAPFATKYQTQHIPLKAKYPGGFDALFLLGFMNQLPGTLSEKDRPAIDALSSDQLWQDCQNTIKRSIGLFEQAGYDLEVEDYHFTILLGNPEKPMLQLNKGYSGDGGIPGYLMLSLLPNDYTLPRVQAALAHECNHNVRFQFIKWNQQTTLADWVVSEGLAESFAAELYGKDLIGPWVTSTSSEQLEEIKHVISSQLQLTGMAEMAPYLYGDEIAEIQGQLPVGMPYAAGYAYGYHLIQAYLKKTGKSIIEATVTSTEEILEATKDFWK; encoded by the coding sequence ATGCAAATCAATATGATTCGTTCAGATAAAGTTTACCAAGAGATGCTCGAGCTTCCTTTGGAAAAGAGAGAGGGCTGTTTTCGAGCTAAAATATTAGCACCTTTTGCTACGAAATACCAAACTCAACATATTCCTCTGAAAGCCAAGTATCCCGGAGGATTTGATGCTTTGTTCCTACTTGGTTTTATGAATCAGCTACCCGGAACTCTGTCAGAGAAGGATAGACCAGCTATCGACGCTCTGAGCTCTGATCAACTCTGGCAAGACTGCCAGAATACCATCAAGAGGAGTATTGGTCTTTTTGAGCAGGCTGGCTATGACTTAGAGGTTGAGGATTACCATTTTACTATTTTATTGGGCAACCCTGAAAAGCCCATGTTACAGCTCAATAAGGGTTATAGTGGAGATGGTGGAATTCCAGGCTACCTCATGCTTAGTCTGCTACCAAATGACTATACTTTGCCACGTGTGCAGGCAGCTCTGGCCCACGAGTGCAACCATAACGTTCGTTTCCAATTTATCAAATGGAACCAGCAGACGACATTAGCAGACTGGGTAGTTAGTGAGGGGTTGGCAGAGTCTTTTGCTGCTGAGCTCTATGGTAAAGATCTCATTGGGCCTTGGGTCACTTCAACTAGTTCCGAGCAGCTAGAAGAGATTAAGCATGTTATCTCAAGTCAGCTTCAGCTAACAGGAATGGCGGAAATGGCTCCTTATCTTTACGGTGATGAAATAGCTGAGATTCAAGGTCAACTACCAGTTGGAATGCCTTATGCTGCGGGCTATGCTTATGGCTATCATCTGATACAAGCTTATCTGAAAAAGACTGGCAAGAGCATTATTGAGGCTACTGTGACATCAACGGAAGAGATTCTAGAGGCGACGAAAGACTTTTGGAAATGA
- a CDS encoding EXLDI protein, translated as MHYKRVELKVTNQGIHERKIFQGVKIFSRSKLSKDQKSILTQKLYLTPKQNIVYYQRTDVNYDQNWHHHKDYYELAYGQMDRETVFKVCQDFDELSPFLENELLEKLKEKQIAGKFFEKLDI; from the coding sequence ATGCACTATAAAAGAGTTGAATTAAAAGTCACAAATCAGGGTATCCATGAGCGCAAGATTTTTCAAGGTGTTAAGATTTTCAGTCGTAGTAAGTTGTCCAAAGATCAGAAAAGCATTCTAACACAGAAGCTTTACCTGACTCCGAAGCAGAATATCGTTTACTATCAGCGAACAGATGTCAACTATGACCAGAACTGGCATCATCATAAGGACTATTATGAATTAGCTTATGGTCAGATGGATAGAGAGACGGTTTTTAAGGTTTGCCAAGATTTTGACGAACTAAGCCCTTTTCTGGAAAATGAGCTGCTGGAGAAGCTAAAAGAAAAGCAAATAGCAGGCAAATTTTTTGAAAAATTAGATATATAA
- a CDS encoding GNAT family N-acetyltransferase translates to MNLRPMEVRDNPAVAQLIRASLEEFGLDKPGTVYFDSHLDHLSDYYQQQERAAYFILEDEGQLVGCGGFAPVSDKIAELQKLYVTKNSRGKGYSSRLIKRIFHEARLAGYEQLYLETSTELATAVAIYQHYGFTSLQEPLSNAAGHPAMNIWMIKSLSSDE, encoded by the coding sequence ATGAACTTACGGCCAATGGAAGTAAGAGATAATCCAGCTGTAGCGCAGCTCATTCGAGCTAGTCTTGAAGAATTCGGGCTTGACAAACCTGGAACTGTCTACTTTGATTCTCATCTAGATCATTTGTCCGACTATTATCAACAGCAAGAGAGAGCAGCTTACTTTATTCTGGAAGATGAAGGTCAGCTGGTTGGCTGTGGTGGCTTTGCACCTGTGTCTGATAAGATTGCTGAATTACAAAAACTGTATGTCACTAAAAATAGCCGTGGCAAAGGTTATTCCAGTAGGTTGATAAAGCGGATATTCCATGAGGCCCGTCTAGCTGGTTATGAACAGCTTTATCTAGAAACTTCTACTGAACTGGCTACTGCTGTAGCCATCTATCAACACTATGGTTTCACATCACTGCAAGAACCACTTTCTAACGCCGCCGGCCACCCAGCTATGAATATCTGGATGATAAAATCCCTCTCATCAGATGAATAG
- the gdhA gene encoding NADP-specific glutamate dehydrogenase has translation MTSAKDYIQSVFATVKARNGHEAEFLQAVEEFFSTLEPVFEKHPEYIEENILARITEPERVISFRVPWIDRDGKIQVNRGYRVQFNSAVGPYKGGLRFHPTVNQGILKFLGFEQIFKNVLTGLPIGGGKGGSDFDPKGKTDAEVMRFCQSFMTELQKYIGPSLDVPAGDIGVGGREIGYLYGQYKRLNQFDAGVLTGKPLGFGGSLIRPEATGYGLVYYTEEMLKANGNSFAGKKVVISGSGNVAQYALQKATELGATVISVSDSNGYVIDENGIDFDLLVDVKEKRRARLTEYAAEKATATYHEGSVWTYAGNYDIALPCATQNEINGEAAKRLVAQGVICVSEGANMPSDLDAIKVYKENGILYGPAKAANAGGVAVSALEMSQNSLRLSWTREEVDGRLKDIMTNIFNTAKTTAETYGLGTDYLAGANIAAFENVTNAMIAQGIV, from the coding sequence ATGACATCTGCTAAAGACTATATCCAAAGCGTGTTTGCAACTGTGAAAGCTCGTAACGGGCATGAGGCTGAATTTCTCCAGGCGGTTGAAGAATTCTTCAGCACTTTGGAACCTGTATTTGAAAAACATCCCGAGTATATCGAAGAAAACATCTTGGCACGTATCACTGAGCCTGAGCGCGTAATTTCTTTCCGAGTTCCTTGGATTGACCGTGATGGAAAAATCCAAGTCAACCGTGGTTACCGTGTTCAATTCAACTCAGCTGTTGGACCATATAAAGGCGGACTTCGTTTCCACCCAACTGTAAACCAAGGGATTTTGAAATTCCTCGGCTTCGAACAAATCTTTAAAAACGTTTTGACTGGACTTCCAATCGGTGGAGGTAAAGGTGGATCAGACTTCGATCCTAAAGGGAAGACTGATGCTGAAGTGATGCGCTTCTGCCAAAGCTTCATGACTGAATTGCAAAAATACATCGGACCATCACTTGACGTACCTGCTGGTGATATCGGTGTTGGTGGACGCGAAATTGGTTACCTTTACGGGCAATACAAACGTCTTAACCAATTTGATGCGGGTGTCTTGACTGGTAAACCTCTTGGATTTGGTGGTAGCTTGATTCGTCCAGAAGCAACTGGTTATGGATTGGTTTACTACACTGAAGAAATGCTCAAAGCTAATGGTAACAGTTTTGCTGGTAAGAAAGTGGTAATTTCAGGTTCTGGTAACGTAGCTCAATATGCTCTTCAAAAAGCGACTGAACTTGGTGCAACTGTTATCTCTGTATCTGACTCAAATGGTTATGTCATCGACGAAAATGGTATTGACTTCGATCTTTTGGTTGATGTTAAAGAAAAACGCCGTGCTCGTTTGACTGAGTATGCAGCTGAGAAAGCAACTGCTACTTACCATGAAGGTTCTGTATGGACTTACGCTGGTAACTACGACATCGCTCTTCCATGTGCGACTCAAAACGAAATCAACGGTGAAGCAGCTAAACGTTTGGTTGCTCAAGGCGTTATCTGTGTATCTGAAGGTGCTAACATGCCTAGTGACCTTGATGCGATTAAAGTCTACAAAGAAAACGGAATCCTTTACGGACCTGCCAAAGCTGCCAACGCTGGTGGTGTAGCTGTATCAGCGCTTGAAATGAGCCAAAACAGCCTTCGCCTTTCATGGACCCGTGAAGAAGTTGATGGACGCCTCAAAGACATCATGACAAACATCTTCAATACAGCTAAAACAACTGCTGAAACATACGGACTTGGTACTGACTACCTTGCAGGAGCAAATATCGCTGCCTTCGAAAACGTAACAAACGCTATGATTGCACAAGGTATTGTTTAA
- a CDS encoding dihydroorotate oxidase, with protein MVSTKTQIAGFEFDNCLMNAAGVACMTIEELEGVKNSAAGTFVTKTATLDFRQGNPEPRYQDVPLGSINSMGLPNNGLDYYLDYLLDLQEKEPNRTFFLSLVGMSPEETHTILKKVQESEFKGLTELNLSCPNVPGKPQIAYDFETTDRILSEVFAYFTKPLGIKLPPYFDIVHFDQAAAIFNKYPLKFVNCVNSIGNGLYIEEESVVIRPKNGFGGIGGEYIKPTALANVHAFYQRLNPQIQIIGTGGVLNGRDAFEHILCGASMVQVGTTLHKEGVGAFERITNELKAIMMEKGYENLEDFRGKLRYID; from the coding sequence ATGGTATCAACAAAAACTCAAATTGCTGGTTTTGAGTTTGACAATTGCTTGATGAATGCGGCGGGTGTTGCTTGTATGACGATAGAAGAGCTTGAAGGGGTTAAAAACTCAGCAGCAGGTACTTTTGTCACGAAGACAGCGACCTTGGACTTTCGTCAGGGCAATCCTGAACCTCGTTATCAAGATGTTCCACTTGGTTCCATCAACTCTATGGGCTTGCCAAATAATGGTTTAGACTATTATCTGGACTATCTTTTGGACCTGCAGGAAAAAGAACCAAACCGTACTTTCTTCCTTTCCCTAGTCGGTATGTCTCCAGAGGAAACGCATACCATCTTGAAAAAAGTCCAAGAGAGTGAGTTTAAAGGATTGACTGAGCTCAATCTCTCTTGTCCAAATGTTCCAGGGAAGCCTCAGATTGCTTATGATTTCGAGACAACAGACCGTATCTTGTCTGAAGTATTTGCCTACTTTACCAAACCTCTTGGAATCAAGCTCCCACCTTATTTTGATATTGTGCACTTTGACCAAGCAGCAGCTATTTTCAACAAGTATCCACTCAAGTTTGTCAACTGTGTCAACTCTATCGGAAATGGCCTTTATATTGAAGAAGAGTCGGTCGTGATTCGTCCTAAAAATGGTTTCGGTGGAATTGGTGGAGAATATATCAAACCAACCGCTCTTGCTAATGTGCACGCCTTCTACCAACGTCTCAATCCTCAAATCCAAATCATCGGAACAGGTGGCGTTCTGAACGGTCGTGATGCCTTTGAACACATCCTCTGTGGAGCCAGTATGGTACAGGTGGGAACCACCCTTCACAAGGAAGGCGTTGGTGCTTTTGAGCGCATTACCAATGAACTAAAAGCAATCATGATGGAAAAAGGGTACGAAAACCTAGAAGATTTCCGCGGGAAATTGCGCTATATTGATTAA
- the holA gene encoding DNA polymerase III subunit delta, whose translation MLAIEESQNLSLSNLSSLTLFTGSDQGQFEVMKDQVLRQIGYDPADLNFAYFDMKEVAYKDLELELVSLPFFADEKIVILDHFVDITTAKKRFLTDDELKSFEEYLDNPSPTTKLLIFAEGKLDSKRRLVKLLKRDAKVFDAVEAKEQELRQYFQKWSQTHGLQFVGQSFENLLIKSGFQFSEIQKNLLFLQSYKSDGVIEEKDIVEAIPKTLQDNIFDLTQFILAKKIDQARDLVRDLTLQGEDEIKLIAVMLGQFRTFTQVKILSEAGQTESQIVSSLGTYLGRNPNPYQIKFALRDSRGISLAFLKRAISYLIETDYQIKTGVYEKSYLFEKALLRIATEAN comes from the coding sequence ATGCTAGCCATAGAAGAAAGTCAAAATTTGTCTTTATCAAACTTATCTAGCCTGACCTTATTTACAGGTTCGGACCAAGGTCAGTTTGAAGTTATGAAAGATCAGGTGCTGAGACAGATTGGCTATGATCCAGCCGACCTCAATTTTGCCTACTTTGACATGAAAGAAGTAGCCTATAAGGATTTAGAGCTGGAGCTGGTCAGTCTCCCTTTCTTTGCAGATGAGAAAATCGTGATATTAGACCATTTTGTCGATATTACAACAGCCAAGAAACGGTTTTTAACAGATGATGAACTCAAGTCATTTGAGGAATACCTTGACAATCCTTCACCGACAACCAAGTTATTAATTTTTGCAGAAGGAAAACTGGATAGCAAGAGACGATTGGTCAAACTGCTCAAGCGTGATGCCAAGGTTTTTGATGCAGTAGAAGCCAAAGAACAAGAATTGCGCCAGTATTTCCAAAAATGGAGCCAGACACACGGTCTGCAGTTTGTGGGGCAATCTTTTGAAAATCTACTTATCAAATCTGGTTTTCAGTTTAGCGAAATCCAGAAAAACCTCCTTTTTTTACAGTCTTATAAATCTGACGGGGTGATTGAGGAGAAGGACATTGTCGAAGCTATTCCAAAGACCCTGCAGGACAATATTTTTGATTTGACTCAGTTTATATTAGCTAAGAAGATTGATCAGGCCCGTGACTTAGTTAGAGACTTGACCCTGCAAGGGGAAGACGAAATCAAACTCATAGCTGTCATGTTAGGACAATTTCGGACTTTTACTCAAGTGAAAATCTTATCAGAGGCTGGTCAAACTGAATCGCAGATTGTAAGCAGTCTGGGTACTTATTTGGGACGCAATCCTAATCCTTATCAAATCAAGTTCGCATTAAGAGATTCGAGAGGGATTTCCTTGGCTTTTCTCAAGCGAGCGATTTCTTATTTGATTGAAACAGACTACCAGATTAAGACAGGTGTCTATGAAAAAAGTTACTTGTTTGAAAAGGCACTCTTGCGGATTGCGACAGAGGCAAATTGA